A single genomic interval of Rosistilla ulvae harbors:
- the carB gene encoding carbamoyl-phosphate synthase large subunit: protein MPRRDDIKKILLIGSGPIVIGQACEFDYSGTQACKALREEGYEVILVNSNPATIMTDPGTADRTYIEPLTWQMVEKIIAKERPDALLPTLGGQTGLNTAMDLEANGVLEKYGVEMIGARADVIAKAEEREQFKQAMDKIGLDVCRGETVRNLTDARRVMNDVGLPCVVRPSFTMGGSGSAIAYNRDDFDALVQNGLDQSPVTEVLIEESIIGWKEYEMEVVRDMDDNCVIICSIENFDPMGVHTGDSITVAPAQTLTDKEYQRMRDASLAVIREIGVETGGSNIQFAIEPTTGRMIVIEMNPRVSRSSALASKATGFPIAKIAAKLAVGYRLWELPNDITQKTKACFEPSIDYVVTKIPRFAFEKFPEADPTLMTQMKSVGETMAIGRTFKESFQKALRGLEVGAFGFGGGSKDMWGGESQPDRDEVIAKLSTPNAERIFYLRYALKMGMTIEEIFELTKIDRWFLDQLQQIVEHENFLLQAESLESLSPADLKYTKQLGFSDRQLAIIFDSSELKVREYRKEQGVHAVFKSVDTCAAEFEAFTPYYYSTYEDENEAPPKGDKKRIMILGGGPNRIGQGIEFDYCCCHASFALRDMGYESIMVNSNPETVSTDYDTSDILFFEPLTIEDVLNICDNVQPDGVIVQFGGQTPLNLARGLANAGVPIIGTSVDTIEAAEDRELFQQLIDELGLRQPPSGIARTMEEARGEVDRIGFPALVRPSFVLGGRAMEICYDHKQFDRYVAEAFVVAEGQPVLIDRFLEDAIEVDVDALSDSKDCVLMGIMEHIEEAGVHSGDSACAIPPHSLPESILDEIRVATKQLALRLKVVGLMNIQYAVKVEDGKPTLYIIEVNPRASRTVPFVAKATGVAVARLATQVMCGKTLAEVGVTGETIPSHVSIKESVFPFRKFAGVDIVLGPEMRSTGEVMGTSKSFSLAFAKSQIAASTVLPSEGNIFISLSSRHKDFAIKLGSRLRDLGFSILATSGTAKLLEESGVAVTSIKKLAEGHPNLIDYLKNEEVQLIINTPNGKGARTDEGRIRASGVQHGVPCITTIAAAEAAVGAMEALKEGALDVECLQDRFGL, encoded by the coding sequence GTGCCACGTCGCGACGACATCAAGAAAATCTTGCTGATCGGTAGCGGACCGATCGTCATCGGCCAAGCTTGTGAATTCGATTATTCCGGCACGCAGGCTTGTAAAGCTCTGCGTGAGGAGGGGTACGAGGTCATCTTGGTCAACAGCAATCCGGCCACGATCATGACCGATCCGGGAACAGCTGATCGGACCTACATCGAACCACTGACCTGGCAAATGGTCGAGAAGATCATCGCCAAGGAGCGTCCCGATGCGCTGCTCCCAACGCTCGGCGGCCAGACCGGTCTGAACACCGCGATGGACCTGGAAGCCAACGGCGTGCTGGAGAAGTACGGCGTGGAGATGATCGGTGCTCGCGCCGATGTGATCGCCAAAGCGGAAGAACGCGAACAGTTCAAACAGGCGATGGACAAGATCGGCCTGGACGTCTGCCGCGGCGAAACGGTCCGCAATCTGACCGACGCCCGCCGCGTGATGAACGATGTTGGTCTCCCCTGCGTCGTCCGCCCCAGCTTTACGATGGGCGGCTCCGGTTCGGCGATCGCTTACAACCGCGACGACTTCGACGCCCTTGTGCAAAACGGCTTGGACCAAAGCCCGGTCACCGAAGTTTTGATCGAAGAGTCGATCATCGGTTGGAAAGAATATGAAATGGAAGTCGTCCGCGACATGGATGACAACTGTGTGATCATCTGTTCGATCGAGAACTTCGATCCGATGGGCGTTCACACCGGCGATTCGATCACTGTCGCACCCGCGCAGACGCTGACCGACAAAGAGTATCAACGGATGCGCGACGCATCGTTGGCGGTGATTCGCGAGATCGGCGTGGAGACCGGTGGATCGAACATTCAATTTGCGATCGAACCGACAACAGGTCGGATGATCGTGATCGAGATGAATCCGCGGGTCAGCCGATCGTCGGCGCTTGCGAGCAAGGCGACAGGCTTCCCGATCGCCAAGATCGCTGCCAAGCTGGCTGTCGGTTACCGCTTGTGGGAACTGCCCAACGATATCACGCAAAAGACAAAAGCTTGTTTCGAACCGTCGATCGATTACGTCGTTACGAAGATCCCACGGTTTGCGTTTGAGAAGTTCCCCGAAGCCGATCCGACCTTGATGACGCAGATGAAGAGCGTCGGCGAGACGATGGCGATCGGACGAACCTTTAAAGAGTCGTTCCAGAAAGCGCTCCGCGGACTGGAAGTTGGTGCCTTCGGTTTTGGCGGCGGCAGCAAGGATATGTGGGGTGGCGAATCGCAGCCCGACCGCGACGAAGTGATCGCCAAGTTGTCGACTCCCAACGCCGAACGGATCTTCTATCTGCGGTACGCGCTGAAGATGGGGATGACGATCGAAGAGATCTTCGAACTGACCAAGATCGACCGCTGGTTCTTGGACCAATTGCAACAGATCGTCGAGCATGAGAACTTCTTGCTGCAAGCGGAATCGCTCGAATCGCTCAGCCCGGCCGATCTGAAATACACGAAACAATTAGGTTTCTCCGATCGCCAGCTGGCAATTATTTTCGACTCCAGCGAACTCAAGGTTCGCGAATACCGCAAGGAACAAGGGGTTCACGCGGTCTTTAAATCGGTCGACACCTGTGCTGCGGAATTCGAGGCCTTCACGCCTTACTACTACAGCACTTACGAAGACGAGAACGAGGCGCCGCCCAAGGGTGATAAGAAGCGGATCATGATTCTTGGTGGCGGTCCAAACCGGATCGGCCAGGGAATCGAGTTCGATTATTGCTGCTGCCATGCGAGTTTCGCGCTCCGCGACATGGGCTATGAATCGATCATGGTCAACAGTAATCCGGAGACTGTCAGTACCGATTACGACACCAGCGACATCCTGTTCTTCGAACCGCTGACGATCGAAGATGTGTTGAACATCTGCGACAACGTTCAACCCGACGGCGTGATCGTTCAGTTCGGCGGCCAGACGCCGTTGAATCTCGCTCGCGGATTGGCCAACGCCGGCGTGCCGATCATCGGAACCAGCGTCGACACGATCGAAGCGGCCGAGGATCGCGAGCTGTTCCAACAACTGATCGATGAACTGGGGCTGCGTCAGCCGCCAAGCGGCATCGCGCGGACGATGGAAGAAGCTCGCGGCGAAGTCGATCGGATCGGGTTCCCCGCGTTGGTTCGACCCAGCTTTGTCTTGGGCGGCCGAGCGATGGAGATCTGTTACGACCACAAGCAATTCGATCGCTACGTCGCCGAAGCGTTTGTTGTCGCCGAAGGGCAACCGGTTCTGATCGATCGGTTCCTAGAGGATGCGATCGAAGTCGACGTCGACGCGCTCTCCGATTCCAAGGACTGCGTGCTGATGGGGATCATGGAGCACATCGAAGAAGCGGGTGTCCACAGCGGCGACTCCGCTTGTGCGATTCCGCCTCACAGCCTGCCCGAATCGATCCTCGACGAGATCCGCGTCGCAACGAAACAATTGGCACTGCGACTGAAAGTCGTCGGCCTGATGAACATCCAGTACGCTGTCAAAGTGGAAGATGGCAAGCCGACGCTGTACATCATCGAAGTCAATCCGCGAGCCAGCCGTACCGTGCCGTTTGTCGCCAAAGCGACCGGCGTCGCGGTGGCGCGATTGGCCACTCAAGTCATGTGCGGCAAGACGCTTGCCGAAGTCGGTGTGACCGGGGAAACGATCCCGTCGCACGTCTCGATCAAAGAGAGCGTCTTTCCGTTCCGCAAGTTTGCTGGCGTCGACATCGTGCTCGGACCGGAGATGCGAAGTACGGGCGAGGTGATGGGAACGAGCAAGAGTTTCTCGCTGGCGTTTGCCAAGAGTCAGATCGCGGCGAGCACGGTCCTTCCAAGCGAAGGGAACATCTTCATCAGCCTGTCGTCGCGTCACAAGGACTTTGCGATCAAGCTTGGCTCGCGTCTCCGCGATCTCGGCTTCAGCATCCTGGCGACCTCGGGTACCGCGAAATTGCTCGAGGAATCGGGCGTGGCGGTAACGTCGATCAAGAAGCTTGCCGAAGGGCATCCGAACCTTATCGATTACCTGAAGAACGAAGAGGTCCAGTTGATTATCAACACGCCCAACGGCAAAGGGGCTCGCACCGACGAAGGTCGCATCCGCGCTTCGGGCGTTCAACACGGCGTCCCATGCATCACGACGATCGCCGCAGCCGAAGCCGCAGTCGGCGCGATGGAGGCGCTCAAAGAAGGCGCCCTGGACGTCGAGTGCCTGCAAGATCGGTTCGGACTGTAG
- a CDS encoding DUF6932 family protein: MVEKIPAFDRNGLLPMGDYDVSLFDLRGSVLCCGPDDRQAYPNWDSAWRVWLVEQLAIMAQQLWQVGVESIFVDGSFVEDKDHPNDIDGYFVCDRDEFVSGRLVAALNRLDPQKVWTWDHSLRRAYPGYPKKQLPMWHVYRVELYPHFSGLGSGIRDARGNELEFPAAFRQCRRDGKPKGIIRLLKATGS, encoded by the coding sequence ATGGTTGAGAAGATCCCTGCGTTTGATCGCAACGGTTTGCTCCCGATGGGAGATTACGACGTCTCGTTGTTTGATCTACGCGGGTCCGTTCTGTGCTGCGGTCCGGACGATCGCCAAGCGTATCCGAACTGGGATTCGGCATGGCGGGTTTGGTTGGTTGAGCAACTTGCGATTATGGCACAGCAGCTATGGCAAGTTGGTGTGGAATCGATTTTTGTCGATGGATCATTTGTCGAAGACAAGGATCATCCCAACGATATCGACGGTTACTTTGTTTGTGACCGCGATGAATTTGTAAGTGGACGCTTGGTGGCGGCATTGAATCGTTTGGACCCGCAGAAGGTGTGGACGTGGGACCATTCGCTCCGCCGAGCTTATCCAGGATATCCGAAGAAGCAATTGCCGATGTGGCATGTCTACCGCGTGGAACTCTATCCGCATTTCTCCGGGCTTGGTTCGGGGATTCGCGACGCGCGTGGGAACGAATTGGAATTCCCCGCCGCCTTTCGGCAGTGCCGGCGCGATGGGAAGCCTAAAGGAATTATCCGATTGCTAAAGGCGACAGGATCATGA
- a CDS encoding helix-turn-helix domain-containing protein translates to MIRNEQEYREASDRIEAERNRLDAHRKSLSESGLGDTELTRAMEPLVSFHEQLREEVAHYENLKRGVFPDLQNLRGLGVLLVSLRIARGITQRELAAKLDVHESQVSRDERNEYHGVTLDRANRILDALDVRLQTTVVEAPLGRETTDA, encoded by the coding sequence ATGATTCGCAATGAACAAGAGTATCGCGAGGCGTCCGATCGGATTGAAGCCGAACGCAACCGTCTGGATGCACATCGCAAGAGTTTAAGTGAATCGGGGCTGGGCGACACAGAGCTGACACGTGCGATGGAACCCTTGGTTTCGTTCCATGAGCAGTTGAGAGAAGAGGTCGCTCACTACGAAAACTTAAAACGCGGCGTCTTTCCCGATCTCCAAAACCTCCGGGGACTGGGAGTGCTGCTCGTTTCGTTGCGTATCGCTCGCGGTATCACGCAGCGCGAGCTTGCTGCCAAGTTGGATGTTCACGAATCGCAGGTCTCTCGCGATGAACGCAACGAATACCACGGCGTCACGCTCGATCGTGCGAACCGAATTCTCGATGCGCTCGATGTCCGCCTGCAGACCACCGTGGTCGAAGCTCCCCTAGGTCGCGAAACAACCGACGCCTAG
- a CDS encoding TRAP transporter permease has protein sequence MTQEENLLDRTRRFAITALGVFLCLFTLFEVNYNLMQPQSSLAVFVGVGLALCYLTFPLNKRFANVRSMRLIDVVLAIAAAGCCGYVVVQTEPLFESLWSDGISLGNRAGAETSADFVVGLIGLALVLEATRRSIGLIVPLLALFFVAHSYYCYGSLRYDWVAMPDWMLPHAGQNVKDIVSTTFLQSLGVFGPAASVMFKYVFLFVVFGAFLEMSGATQFIIDFATKVFGKIRGGPAMVSVVASGLMGSLSGSAVANAVTTGTFTIPMMRSARFPNYIAGGITAAAASGGALVPPVMGAGAYMMLELVQPQVTFLTIMKAALLPAILYYVSILAVVFLYSRRLGAEGLDTQEVSKKKLSGFEAMVFFGALGTLIGLLIAGFSPFRSVTGALAVILVFATLRKELAISASARWMAFFSFFAVLLLHQATIFIHDSVPSGLQTFMASSWIHPTSGEFSPLLMVGSLLESAIVGMFGLLIFGLIHPAWRPEMTSAMTKSAKNGISLVAASACVGIIIGIVQQTGIATDFSSVIKGVVETNLFLALLGIMVCSLILGMGVPSVVCYLLMATLMGSLLGELGVIPLVAHLFIFYFGMMSMVTPPVALAGYASASIAEAPIMKTSFAAFRFSLVGFTLPFMFVYRPALCLLAPDGQSPTAFAIAHALTAATIGILALAGCIAGYFRNSLSVFERVLMFISAALLLAPITKIGEVRVGLTIDIVGAILFIAVVTINAMRRPTTTNGQLDNATA, from the coding sequence GTGACCCAAGAAGAGAATCTATTGGATCGCACTCGACGCTTTGCGATTACCGCGTTGGGCGTGTTTTTGTGCTTATTCACGCTGTTCGAAGTCAATTACAACTTGATGCAACCTCAGTCGTCGCTGGCTGTGTTTGTCGGTGTTGGACTTGCGCTCTGCTATCTGACGTTCCCGCTGAACAAACGATTTGCCAACGTCCGATCGATGCGTCTAATCGACGTCGTGTTAGCGATCGCCGCGGCCGGATGTTGCGGGTATGTCGTCGTGCAGACCGAACCGCTCTTCGAAAGCCTGTGGTCCGATGGGATCTCGCTAGGCAATCGCGCGGGGGCCGAAACGTCCGCCGACTTTGTCGTCGGTCTGATTGGGTTGGCGTTGGTTCTCGAAGCAACTCGACGCAGCATCGGCCTGATCGTTCCGCTTCTGGCACTGTTTTTCGTCGCCCACTCTTATTACTGCTACGGCAGTCTGCGGTACGACTGGGTCGCAATGCCCGATTGGATGCTGCCTCACGCTGGCCAGAACGTCAAGGATATCGTCAGCACGACGTTCCTGCAGTCGCTTGGCGTATTTGGCCCCGCGGCGAGCGTAATGTTTAAATATGTCTTCCTGTTTGTCGTCTTCGGGGCCTTCCTGGAGATGTCCGGAGCGACGCAGTTCATCATCGATTTTGCGACCAAAGTGTTCGGAAAAATCCGTGGCGGACCAGCGATGGTTTCGGTTGTCGCCAGCGGCTTGATGGGCTCGCTGTCGGGCAGTGCGGTCGCTAACGCGGTGACGACCGGAACGTTTACGATTCCGATGATGCGAAGCGCTCGGTTCCCGAATTATATCGCGGGCGGCATCACCGCCGCGGCAGCTTCCGGCGGCGCATTGGTCCCACCGGTGATGGGTGCCGGTGCTTACATGATGCTGGAATTGGTGCAGCCTCAAGTCACATTCCTGACGATTATGAAAGCCGCTCTGCTGCCGGCGATCCTCTATTACGTGTCGATCCTGGCGGTTGTCTTCTTGTACTCGCGGCGTCTAGGCGCCGAGGGGCTCGACACGCAAGAGGTCAGCAAAAAGAAGCTCTCCGGTTTCGAAGCGATGGTCTTTTTCGGAGCCTTGGGAACTTTGATCGGCCTGCTGATCGCTGGCTTCTCACCATTCCGCAGCGTGACCGGTGCGTTGGCCGTGATCTTGGTCTTCGCCACGCTTCGCAAAGAGCTTGCGATCAGCGCGTCGGCTCGTTGGATGGCGTTCTTCAGCTTCTTCGCCGTGCTGTTGCTGCACCAAGCGACGATCTTTATCCACGATTCGGTCCCCTCGGGACTACAAACATTCATGGCCAGTTCATGGATCCATCCGACCAGTGGAGAGTTTAGTCCGCTGTTGATGGTTGGTTCGCTGCTGGAATCGGCGATCGTTGGCATGTTCGGCTTGCTGATCTTTGGACTGATCCACCCCGCCTGGCGTCCGGAGATGACGTCGGCGATGACCAAATCGGCCAAGAACGGGATCTCGCTGGTCGCAGCGAGCGCGTGCGTTGGAATCATCATTGGGATCGTGCAGCAGACCGGGATCGCAACCGATTTTAGTTCGGTAATCAAAGGTGTTGTCGAAACGAATCTGTTCCTCGCCCTGCTCGGCATCATGGTCTGTTCGTTGATCCTGGGAATGGGGGTTCCCTCGGTCGTCTGTTACCTGTTGATGGCGACGTTGATGGGATCGTTGTTGGGCGAATTGGGAGTGATCCCATTGGTCGCTCACCTGTTCATCTTCTACTTCGGCATGATGTCGATGGTCACGCCGCCGGTGGCACTTGCCGGTTACGCGAGCGCTTCGATTGCCGAGGCGCCGATCATGAAGACCTCGTTTGCCGCGTTCCGCTTCTCGTTGGTCGGATTCACGCTGCCGTTTATGTTTGTCTACCGACCGGCGTTGTGCCTGTTGGCTCCCGATGGCCAATCGCCCACCGCGTTTGCAATCGCGCACGCGTTGACCGCCGCGACGATCGGGATCCTTGCCTTGGCGGGCTGCATCGCGGGCTATTTCCGCAACAGTCTGTCGGTCTTCGAACGGGTGTTGATGTTCATATCAGCCGCGCTGTTGTTGGCACCGATCACCAAAATCGGCGAAGTCCGCGTCGGATTAACCATCGACATCGTCGGCGCGATCCTGTTTATCGCCGTCGTCACGATCAACGCGATGCGTCGACCGACAACAACCAACGGCCAGTTAGACAACGCGACCGCATAA
- a CDS encoding RNA-binding S4 domain-containing protein, translating into MNQDVSNDPSTDDEDSIRLDNFIKLTGVVGTGGQAKMLIQNGEVTVNGEVETRRRKKLTIGDEIEVLGEVFRVEQD; encoded by the coding sequence ATGAACCAAGATGTTTCAAACGACCCCAGCACGGACGATGAAGATTCGATTCGGTTGGACAACTTTATCAAATTGACAGGCGTCGTCGGCACCGGCGGCCAAGCCAAGATGTTGATTCAAAATGGCGAGGTCACGGTCAATGGCGAAGTCGAAACGCGGCGTCGCAAAAAGTTGACGATTGGCGACGAGATCGAAGTCTTGGGAGAAGTCTTCCGCGTCGAACAGGATTAG
- a CDS encoding endonuclease/exonuclease/phosphatase family protein gives MHRLICVLLCLQAVAAGADESADDFVVMSWNLEWFFDSQPRDNRSDLAREMSAPDRPNWDWRRDAVAASIASVRPDVVALQEVESSKVMGYLTTTLEDDHDQKFRVVCFDGAEPFTEQDVALLYADNVWLRRSGLNGQTRKMYASGDYYNVFKHQEAELEIGRPSDPEVVTVINLHLRARAERADIRVRQARLVHTWIADRVAAGENVIVLGDLNTEEPAEGIRDGSDLAILCGKHTPQTDDDLIDLHPRLPVDQRQTHLLAGKAFDRILVSPAMIEDDPDRVDLVLRSVQRPRELAVKGDGPDEQDAHWNAYWQIDSNQRDLSDHWPVVARFQLK, from the coding sequence ATGCACCGTTTGATCTGCGTCCTGTTGTGCCTGCAAGCTGTCGCCGCTGGCGCCGACGAATCGGCGGACGATTTCGTCGTCATGTCGTGGAATCTCGAATGGTTCTTCGACAGCCAGCCGCGCGACAACCGCAGCGATCTGGCCCGCGAGATGTCGGCTCCCGATCGCCCCAACTGGGATTGGCGCCGCGATGCCGTCGCCGCATCGATCGCGTCGGTTCGGCCCGACGTCGTCGCGCTGCAAGAAGTCGAAAGCAGCAAAGTCATGGGCTACCTGACGACAACTTTGGAAGACGATCACGACCAGAAGTTTCGCGTCGTCTGTTTCGATGGCGCCGAACCGTTCACCGAACAGGACGTCGCGCTGCTGTATGCCGACAACGTCTGGCTGCGCCGGTCGGGGCTCAACGGCCAAACGCGAAAGATGTACGCCAGCGGCGACTACTACAACGTTTTCAAACATCAGGAAGCCGAACTGGAGATCGGTCGGCCGAGCGATCCGGAAGTCGTGACGGTGATCAATCTGCATCTGCGAGCTCGCGCCGAACGGGCCGACATCCGCGTTCGCCAAGCTCGACTCGTGCACACCTGGATCGCCGACCGCGTCGCCGCCGGGGAGAACGTGATCGTGCTGGGCGATCTGAATACCGAAGAACCTGCCGAAGGGATCCGCGACGGCAGCGACCTTGCCATCTTGTGCGGAAAACATACACCGCAGACCGACGACGACCTGATCGACCTGCACCCGCGGTTGCCGGTCGACCAACGGCAAACGCATCTGTTGGCCGGGAAAGCGTTCGATCGGATCCTGGTCAGCCCCGCCATGATCGAAGACGATCCCGACCGCGTCGACCTGGTCCTGCGATCGGTACAGCGGCCTCGCGAGTTGGCGGTAAAAGGAGATGGGCCCGACGAACAGGATGCCCACTGGAACGCCTACTGGCAAATCGATTCAAATCAACGCGATCTCAGCGACCACTGGCCTGTGGTCGCTCGCTTTCAACTCAAGTGA
- a CDS encoding formyltetrahydrofolate deformylase — protein sequence MDVVITALGPDNVGLADPIIHYVTGQGASLSEIQMYDHDEAQLFAMLCRLHLPDGRLDLLEQAMQKIAEQTGLAIRVWSPDKRADRPRIALCTTYRTETPRAVLQAVRDGRIRAEVAVVIGNRKKCQPLAEEFGVPFELIGEADGSANEDAMVQMFDRYEIDYVVLARYMRILPPETCWQFAGGRIINLHHGLLPGFPGFRPYHDAYAARMLTFGATCHFIIPELDAGNQTINQETFAVRPGTPLEEVIRRGEQVNEPSCLVEGVRRVIDREVKLHFHRVVVS from the coding sequence ATGGACGTTGTTATCACCGCCCTTGGCCCCGACAATGTTGGGCTCGCCGACCCGATCATTCACTACGTGACCGGCCAAGGCGCATCGCTTTCCGAAATCCAGATGTACGACCACGACGAGGCGCAGTTGTTTGCGATGCTCTGCCGGCTGCACCTGCCCGACGGCCGACTGGATCTGCTGGAACAAGCGATGCAGAAGATCGCCGAACAAACGGGGCTGGCGATCCGGGTTTGGAGTCCCGACAAACGAGCCGACCGGCCGCGGATCGCGCTCTGCACCACCTACCGCACCGAAACGCCGCGGGCCGTTTTGCAGGCGGTTCGCGATGGCCGAATCCGCGCCGAAGTGGCCGTTGTGATCGGCAATCGCAAGAAGTGCCAACCGTTGGCCGAGGAGTTTGGCGTTCCGTTCGAACTGATCGGCGAGGCGGACGGCAGCGCCAACGAAGACGCGATGGTTCAAATGTTCGATCGCTACGAGATCGATTACGTCGTCTTAGCACGCTACATGCGGATCCTGCCGCCGGAGACGTGCTGGCAGTTCGCGGGGGGGCGAATCATCAACCTGCACCATGGATTGTTGCCCGGTTTTCCCGGCTTCCGCCCCTACCACGACGCCTACGCCGCCCGGATGTTGACCTTTGGTGCGACGTGTCACTTCATCATCCCCGAACTGGATGCGGGGAATCAAACGATCAATCAAGAGACCTTTGCGGTCCGGCCGGGGACGCCATTGGAAGAGGTGATCCGGCGAGGCGAACAGGTCAACGAGCCCTCTTGCCTGGTCGAAGGGGTTCGCCGCGTGATCGATCGGGAAGTCAAACTGCACTTTCACCGTGTGGTCGTCAGCTGA
- a CDS encoding YkgJ family cysteine cluster protein: MTAPRPKRIPRELVPKGESLCDYCSAKCCRYFALPIDTPENRQDLDFIRWYLLHDRASMFVEGDTWYLLVHTTCKHLQEDNRCGIYETRPQICRDYTTAECEYEDTWVYDQYFETPEQVQDYMDALYGHEYESLRSRKPAALPIA, from the coding sequence ATGACCGCACCGAGACCCAAACGCATCCCGCGTGAACTTGTTCCCAAAGGGGAAAGCCTGTGCGATTATTGCAGCGCCAAGTGCTGCCGCTATTTCGCACTGCCGATCGACACTCCCGAGAATCGCCAGGACCTCGATTTCATCCGCTGGTATCTGTTGCACGACCGGGCGAGCATGTTTGTCGAAGGGGATACCTGGTATCTGTTGGTCCATACGACCTGCAAGCACCTGCAGGAGGACAATCGCTGCGGAATTTACGAAACCCGGCCTCAGATCTGCCGCGACTACACGACCGCGGAATGCGAATACGAAGATACCTGGGTCTACGACCAATACTTTGAAACGCCCGAACAGGTCCAGGATTATATGGACGCTTTGTACGGGCACGAATACGAATCGCTCCGCAGCCGCAAACCGGCGGCGTTGCCGATCGCATAA
- a CDS encoding endonuclease/exonuclease/phosphatase family protein, with protein sequence MQFRLTTYNIHKGIGGVDRRYDPDRIVQAVGHCNPDILFLQEVDDGVPRSRHDRQVEVLGEALGLKHHVYQRNVKLKVGHYGNAILSRFPLTDHQDIDLTIPMKKKRRALAAHCRMQIDGHSRTVLLLNVHLGLAGFERKMQLRRLLATELVRRTHEETAVLLAGDFNDVWGNLGRGILDTGGFQSATGLHKTFPAFMPMRPLDRVYFRGNMSIDHGFASRTDIARRASDHLPLVADCILQ encoded by the coding sequence ATGCAATTTCGATTGACGACCTACAACATCCACAAGGGCATCGGCGGAGTCGATCGTCGCTATGATCCCGACCGGATCGTGCAGGCGGTTGGACACTGCAATCCCGACATCCTGTTTCTGCAGGAGGTCGACGATGGCGTGCCGAGATCGCGACACGATCGCCAAGTCGAGGTGCTGGGAGAGGCGTTGGGGCTGAAGCACCACGTCTATCAACGCAACGTCAAACTGAAAGTCGGTCACTATGGGAACGCGATCTTGAGTCGCTTTCCGCTGACGGATCATCAGGATATCGATTTGACGATCCCGATGAAAAAGAAGCGGCGGGCGCTCGCGGCGCACTGCCGAATGCAGATCGATGGGCACAGCCGCACGGTTCTGCTGTTGAACGTCCACCTGGGGCTAGCCGGTTTTGAACGCAAGATGCAACTGCGTCGACTGCTGGCGACCGAATTGGTTCGTCGCACGCATGAGGAAACGGCGGTGCTGCTGGCGGGCGACTTCAACGATGTCTGGGGCAACTTGGGGCGTGGAATCCTCGACACCGGCGGCTTCCAATCGGCGACTGGACTGCACAAGACGTTCCCCGCCTTCATGCCGATGCGACCGTTGGACCGGGTCTACTTCCGCGGCAACATGAGCATCGACCACGGCTTTGCCTCGCGAACCGATATCGCTCGGCGAGCCTCCGACCACCTGCCGCTGGTCGCCGACTGTATCCTGCAATAA